One genomic window of Candidatus Didemnitutus sp. includes the following:
- a CDS encoding methylamine utilization protein: protein MPRVSTLLAVALLCSVRLAAAAADTGVRAAIRDTKGEPVPDAVISLHALDGQPALPAAASKPVEIVQKDQEYTPYVTVVRVGTEVVFPNQDSIQHHIYSLSKAKRFEKPLYAPGSHESVLFDQAGIVTLGCNIHDWMVAYVVVLPTPYFAKTDAAGVAQLHVPAGRYRIEVWHPRLSAPDVREARIGPGAAPLAYTLKLKPDRRIRRTPEGKASGY from the coding sequence ATGCCCCGCGTTTCCACGCTGCTCGCCGTCGCCCTCCTCTGCTCCGTCCGCCTCGCCGCCGCGGCGGCCGACACGGGCGTGCGCGCCGCGATCCGCGACACCAAAGGCGAACCCGTCCCGGACGCCGTGATCTCGCTCCACGCCCTCGATGGGCAACCGGCGTTGCCGGCGGCGGCCAGCAAACCGGTCGAGATCGTGCAAAAGGACCAGGAATACACCCCCTACGTCACCGTCGTGCGCGTGGGCACCGAAGTCGTTTTCCCGAACCAGGACTCGATCCAGCACCACATCTATTCGCTCTCGAAAGCGAAGCGTTTCGAAAAGCCGCTCTACGCGCCCGGCTCGCACGAGTCGGTGCTCTTCGACCAAGCCGGCATCGTCACGCTCGGTTGCAACATCCACGACTGGATGGTCGCCTACGTCGTCGTGCTCCCGACGCCCTACTTCGCGAAAACCGATGCCGCCGGCGTCGCCCAGCTCCACGTGCCCGCCGGCCGCTACCGCATCGAGGTGTGGCATCCGCGCCTCTCCGCGCCCGATGTGCGCGAGGCCAGGATCGGTCCCGGCGCCGCGCCGCTCGCTTACACGTTGAAACTGAAACCCGACCGCCGCATCCGCCGCACGCCCGAAGGCAAGGCCAGCGGCTACTGA
- a CDS encoding HAMP domain-containing protein produces MRGWFRFRHFRTRLIVLLVGLLALVQIGTYFTVSRANSTNALRHAEESLDRGQKFFQEAVAVRVEVLAKSGSQMATDYAFRQLLLHSDTDPRTIRSALLNSAERIGAPVVALFSTDGDLIANTREDLTAEHCGPFQSLISLAASDDARMPDGRFASDFAYLDGRLHVLVIVPLYAPYPEITHWFGFASPIDDRFAARIKSLANLDVSFVGAEHEHERRVLATTLRPAMSAALMRSAPRAGVSVVPLAGSDYVTSQFDLPLLGDDPAGVVLLRSLEVELAPARALGRTILLGTLIGLVVAALAALALARNLSRPVQQLAAHTRHVATGDYSRRLELPRADELGQLADAFNQMTAGLAERDRVRDLLGKVVSPEIATQLLQSKLELGGEEREVTILFSDLRDFTALSEKLSPHEVLALLNRYLDRMSAIVEKHGGVIDKYIGDAIMALFGAPVATDGAAARAIAAAREMKAALAELNRELEAEGKPRLALGIGINTGRVIAGNMGSQTRLNYTVIGDGVNLAARLEGLTKDAAFNAHIIVSEATATAARSTSQLRALGDVTVKGRTEPVRIFAADV; encoded by the coding sequence ATGCGCGGCTGGTTTCGCTTCCGGCATTTTCGCACGCGGCTCATCGTGCTCCTCGTCGGCCTGCTCGCGCTCGTGCAAATCGGGACCTACTTCACGGTCTCGCGGGCGAACAGCACCAATGCGCTCCGCCACGCCGAAGAAAGCCTCGATCGCGGCCAAAAATTCTTCCAAGAGGCCGTCGCGGTGCGCGTGGAGGTTCTCGCCAAAAGCGGCAGCCAGATGGCGACGGACTACGCCTTTCGCCAGCTCCTCCTGCACAGCGACACGGATCCGCGCACCATTCGTTCCGCCCTGCTGAACTCCGCCGAGCGCATCGGCGCGCCCGTCGTGGCGCTGTTTTCGACCGACGGCGACCTGATCGCCAATACCCGCGAAGACCTCACCGCCGAACACTGCGGGCCGTTCCAGAGTCTCATCTCGCTCGCCGCATCCGACGACGCGCGCATGCCCGACGGCCGCTTCGCGAGCGATTTCGCCTACCTCGACGGCCGGCTCCATGTCCTGGTGATCGTGCCGCTCTACGCGCCCTACCCGGAGATCACGCACTGGTTCGGTTTCGCCTCGCCGATCGACGACCGCTTCGCCGCCCGCATCAAGAGCCTCGCGAACCTCGATGTCTCCTTCGTCGGAGCGGAACACGAGCACGAGAGGCGGGTTCTCGCCACGACGCTGCGTCCGGCCATGTCCGCCGCGCTCATGCGCAGCGCCCCCCGCGCCGGCGTTTCCGTGGTGCCGCTGGCGGGCAGCGACTACGTAACCTCGCAATTCGATCTCCCGCTGCTGGGCGACGATCCGGCCGGCGTCGTGCTGCTGCGCTCGCTCGAAGTGGAACTCGCGCCGGCCCGCGCGCTTGGCCGCACGATCCTCCTGGGCACGCTGATCGGCCTCGTCGTCGCTGCGCTCGCTGCGCTGGCCCTCGCCCGCAATCTCAGCCGGCCGGTGCAGCAACTCGCCGCGCATACGCGCCACGTCGCCACCGGCGACTACTCGCGCCGCCTCGAACTGCCGCGCGCCGACGAACTCGGGCAGCTCGCCGACGCCTTCAACCAGATGACCGCCGGTCTCGCCGAGCGCGACCGCGTGCGCGACCTGCTCGGCAAGGTCGTCTCACCCGAGATTGCCACGCAGCTCCTCCAATCGAAACTCGAACTCGGCGGCGAGGAGCGCGAAGTCACGATCCTGTTTTCCGATCTCCGCGATTTCACGGCGCTGAGCGAAAAACTCTCGCCGCACGAAGTGCTCGCGCTGCTCAACCGCTACCTCGACCGCATGAGTGCGATCGTGGAGAAACACGGCGGCGTCATCGACAAATACATCGGCGACGCGATCATGGCGCTCTTCGGCGCGCCGGTCGCGACCGACGGCGCCGCTGCCCGCGCCATCGCCGCCGCCCGCGAGATGAAGGCCGCCCTCGCCGAGCTGAACCGCGAACTCGAAGCCGAAGGCAAACCGCGCCTCGCGCTCGGCATCGGCATCAACACGGGCCGCGTCATCGCCGGCAACATGGGTTCACAGACGCGCCTCAACTACACCGTGATCGGCGACGGCGTGAATCTCGCCGCGCGCCTCGAAGGTTTGACCAAGGACGCCGCTTTCAACGCACACATCATCGTCAGCGAAGCCACCGCCACCGCCGCGCGCTCCACCAGCCAGCTGCGCGCGCTCGGCGACGTCACCGTGAAAGGTCGCACCGAACCGGTGCGTATTTTCGCGGCGGACGTGTAG
- a CDS encoding acyl-CoA thioesterase produces MVSEFSITRTVEFAETDMAGIMHFSNYFRWMEACESAFYRAQNLPLISFVPGQVVGWPRVNANCDFRAPLRFNETVEVRLFVKEVRTRAIVLLFQFRKITKGKADPELCAQGEVTAVCVTADSKGGMVSAPIPEAFRAKVRAAPKAAWAVE; encoded by the coding sequence ATGGTTTCCGAGTTTTCGATCACGCGCACCGTCGAGTTCGCCGAGACGGACATGGCGGGAATCATGCATTTCTCGAATTACTTCCGCTGGATGGAGGCCTGCGAGTCGGCGTTCTATCGCGCGCAGAATTTGCCGCTGATCTCGTTCGTCCCCGGCCAGGTCGTGGGCTGGCCGCGCGTGAACGCCAACTGCGATTTCCGCGCGCCGCTGCGGTTCAACGAGACGGTCGAGGTGCGGCTCTTCGTGAAGGAGGTCCGCACGCGCGCCATCGTGCTGCTGTTCCAGTTTCGCAAGATCACGAAGGGCAAGGCCGACCCCGAGCTCTGCGCTCAGGGCGAAGTCACTGCGGTGTGCGTGACCGCCGACTCCAAGGGCGGCATGGTGTCCGCGCCGATCCCGGAGGCGTTTCGCGCCAAGGTGCGCGCCGCGCCGAAGGCGGCGTGGGCGGTGGAGTAG
- a CDS encoding DUF4412 domain-containing protein → MKALTRALALLGLLTVSALGALAFEGRVSLGFSDSKGREQVIDYAMKGALVRLEPKMKEAGGAAMIMDADKREMTILMPEQRMYMTMPLRGTPGEGKGTPDAKDVKVEKTGRTEKVLGYDCEEYVMSDRGQTTEMWITEQLGSFMGLSGANPMGGMMGGRKAKTEGRAWEQVLKDKKGAFPLRVVGHDAKGKETFRLEAKKIEPGNVPDDLFTAPAGFQKFAMPNMGGFGG, encoded by the coding sequence ATGAAAGCTCTCACCCGCGCGCTCGCGCTTCTCGGTTTGCTCACGGTCTCGGCGCTCGGCGCGCTGGCCTTCGAAGGCAGGGTTTCCCTCGGATTCTCCGACAGCAAGGGTCGCGAGCAAGTGATCGACTACGCGATGAAGGGCGCGCTGGTGCGGCTCGAACCGAAGATGAAGGAAGCCGGCGGCGCAGCCATGATCATGGATGCGGACAAACGGGAAATGACGATCCTGATGCCCGAGCAACGCATGTATATGACCATGCCGCTGCGCGGCACGCCCGGCGAGGGCAAGGGCACGCCCGACGCCAAGGACGTGAAGGTCGAGAAAACCGGCCGCACCGAAAAGGTCCTCGGCTACGATTGCGAGGAATACGTGATGTCCGACCGCGGTCAGACCACCGAGATGTGGATCACCGAGCAGCTCGGCTCGTTCATGGGCCTGAGCGGCGCCAATCCGATGGGCGGCATGATGGGCGGCCGCAAAGCCAAGACGGAAGGCCGCGCGTGGGAGCAGGTGCTCAAGGACAAGAAAGGCGCGTTCCCGCTGCGCGTCGTGGGCCACGACGCCAAGGGCAAGGAAACCTTCCGTCTCGAAGCGAAGAAGATCGAACCCGGCAACGTGCCCGACGATCTCTTCACGGCACCGGCGGGCTTCCAGAAATTCGCGATGCCGAACATGGGCGGTTTCGGCGGCTGA
- a CDS encoding TonB-dependent receptor has translation MHKSFTKLLTAAVAVVTLLASTTVALAQGITTGAIVGTALNSSGQPVSGAAVTIVHEPSGTRATGVTRANGQYNVSGLRVGGPYTVTISADTYQETVRREIYVEPGSSVDVSAKLASSGIVQLEAFNVVSNRDTTFGAGKMGTGTAFSETEVSNVTSVRRNIQDIAVLDSRMFLGSLDQGGQLSAQGQNFRFNSLLVDGVRSDDQFGLNSNGFSSLRGPVPIDAIQSLGVELNPYSGRYSGFTGALINTTIISGTNQFSGKIYYEVSSENLRAKNPLTGVKESFDEKSYGIVFSGPILRNRLFFSYVYDNFKRTTVPPQANFIPGSAGLQQITDRAKALGYDAGTFGGGADNVSTQETHIGKLDWNISDKHRLALTYRRNYGVESIFPNYTSATTTSLSGHWYTQNRNTDSYVAQLNSQWSSDFRTELTGSYTKYDGSPQNSAAAFPMVTVNGVSGTRASDNATIAGSVVLGTENSRQLNKLNTEEKQFKAIGEWSRGDHTFTFGLEDVATDYVNAFVQNTNGVYSFASINDWIAGTPPSSFQLAKPYAGATIENAIARWGYDNYAAFLEDTWRPNNKLTLLYGVRFDYPYIGEAPPVAAGFQNAFGIANNTTNSGNYTVAPRVGFSYELDTQRKTQIRGGVGLFQGKNPAVWLSNAYSNAGSVYNYTASTAERASIVFNPDPNTQTVPGSANPAPNINVTDKDFVQPRLWKSNIAIDHELPFGGITATVEYYFNKVDRSVNTVYLNYLEAGTLPDGRIRYAGAPTPTGSFPISGITTTAQAQAAFGSVASVNSSGQVSFASSSLGGRRRVSTFADVFYLTNTDKGQAWGTTFSLARPMKNKWGWSLSYTHGNATEVSPITSSTASSNYQNRAVFNPNEDIASTSNTSIKDRIVASITRQFEFIKKAPTTVSLVYQGRTGHPYSWVFRGDANGDGYTFNDLLYVPTGPNDPKVTWGSTSERDAFFAFVESTSLAKYKGGHAPRNSETSPWLQTVDLKFTQVLPLYKKVRAELYLNVLNFANLLNDKWGIQEEVPFSYRRAVAGATYNAATNSWAYTFNNTTLNTVPTTVDDTPVSRWQVLAGMRIKF, from the coding sequence ATGCATAAATCGTTCACCAAACTGCTCACCGCTGCGGTGGCAGTCGTGACGCTTCTCGCGTCCACAACCGTCGCGCTTGCGCAAGGCATCACCACCGGTGCCATCGTAGGCACTGCACTTAACTCCTCCGGCCAGCCGGTCTCCGGCGCGGCAGTCACGATCGTTCACGAGCCCTCGGGCACCCGTGCGACCGGCGTGACTCGCGCCAACGGCCAATACAACGTGTCCGGCCTGCGCGTGGGCGGTCCCTACACCGTCACGATCAGCGCTGACACCTATCAGGAGACCGTCCGCCGCGAGATCTACGTCGAGCCGGGCTCCAGCGTCGACGTGAGCGCCAAGCTGGCCTCGTCGGGCATCGTGCAATTGGAGGCCTTCAACGTTGTGAGCAATCGCGACACGACGTTCGGTGCCGGCAAGATGGGCACGGGCACCGCGTTCAGCGAAACCGAGGTGAGCAATGTCACCTCCGTTCGTCGCAACATTCAGGATATCGCGGTGCTCGATTCCCGCATGTTCCTCGGCTCGCTCGATCAAGGCGGCCAGCTGTCCGCCCAAGGCCAGAACTTCCGCTTCAACTCGCTGCTCGTCGACGGCGTCCGCTCCGACGACCAATTCGGCCTCAACAGCAACGGCTTCTCCTCGCTCCGTGGCCCCGTGCCGATCGATGCCATCCAGTCCCTCGGCGTCGAGCTGAACCCCTATTCCGGCCGTTACTCCGGCTTCACGGGTGCGCTCATCAACACGACCATCATCTCTGGCACGAATCAGTTCTCCGGTAAGATCTACTACGAAGTCTCGAGCGAGAATCTCCGCGCCAAGAACCCCCTCACCGGAGTGAAGGAGTCCTTCGACGAGAAGAGCTACGGTATCGTGTTCAGCGGCCCCATCCTCCGCAACCGCCTCTTCTTCTCCTACGTTTACGACAACTTCAAGCGCACCACCGTCCCGCCGCAGGCAAACTTCATCCCGGGTTCGGCCGGCCTGCAGCAGATCACCGATCGCGCCAAGGCGCTCGGCTATGATGCGGGCACCTTCGGCGGTGGCGCCGACAACGTCTCCACGCAAGAGACTCACATCGGCAAGCTCGACTGGAACATCTCGGACAAGCATCGCCTCGCCCTCACTTACCGCCGCAACTACGGCGTCGAATCGATTTTCCCGAACTATACCAGCGCGACCACCACGTCGCTCAGCGGCCACTGGTATACCCAGAACCGCAACACCGACTCCTATGTCGCCCAACTGAACAGCCAATGGTCGTCGGACTTCCGCACGGAGCTCACCGGTTCCTATACGAAGTATGACGGCTCCCCGCAAAACTCCGCTGCCGCCTTCCCGATGGTGACGGTGAACGGTGTCTCCGGCACGCGCGCGAGCGATAACGCCACGATCGCCGGCAGCGTCGTTCTCGGCACGGAAAACTCCCGCCAGCTGAACAAGCTCAACACCGAGGAAAAGCAGTTCAAGGCGATCGGTGAATGGTCCCGTGGCGACCACACCTTCACCTTCGGCCTCGAAGACGTCGCCACCGACTACGTGAACGCCTTCGTGCAGAACACCAACGGTGTCTATAGTTTCGCGAGTATCAATGACTGGATCGCCGGCACGCCGCCTTCCAGCTTCCAGCTCGCAAAGCCCTACGCTGGAGCCACCATCGAAAACGCCATCGCTCGCTGGGGTTACGACAACTATGCCGCGTTCCTTGAGGACACCTGGCGCCCCAACAACAAGCTGACGCTCCTCTACGGCGTCCGTTTCGATTATCCTTACATCGGCGAAGCTCCGCCGGTCGCTGCCGGCTTCCAGAACGCGTTCGGCATCGCCAACAACACGACCAACAGTGGCAACTACACTGTCGCCCCGCGCGTAGGCTTCAGCTACGAGCTCGACACTCAGCGCAAGACCCAGATCCGCGGCGGCGTCGGCCTGTTCCAAGGCAAAAACCCGGCGGTCTGGCTCTCCAATGCCTACTCCAACGCTGGCTCCGTTTACAACTACACTGCCAGCACTGCCGAACGCGCTAGCATCGTGTTCAATCCCGACCCGAACACCCAGACGGTCCCCGGCTCCGCCAATCCCGCTCCGAACATTAACGTTACGGACAAGGATTTCGTCCAGCCGCGCCTGTGGAAGTCCAATATCGCCATCGACCACGAACTGCCCTTCGGCGGCATCACGGCGACCGTGGAATACTACTTCAACAAGGTCGACCGCAGCGTGAACACCGTTTACTTGAACTACCTCGAAGCCGGCACGCTGCCCGATGGCCGTATTCGCTATGCCGGCGCCCCGACCCCCACTGGCAGCTTCCCGATCAGCGGTATTACCACGACCGCACAGGCCCAAGCCGCCTTCGGCTCCGTGGCTAGCGTTAACAGCTCCGGCCAAGTATCGTTCGCCTCCTCCAGTTTGGGCGGCCGCCGTCGTGTTTCGACGTTCGCCGACGTGTTCTATCTGACCAACACGGACAAGGGCCAAGCCTGGGGCACCACCTTCAGCCTCGCCCGCCCGATGAAGAACAAGTGGGGTTGGTCGCTCTCCTACACCCACGGCAATGCCACGGAAGTGAGCCCGATCACCTCCTCCACGGCCTCGTCGAACTACCAGAATCGCGCGGTGTTCAACCCGAACGAGGACATCGCCTCCACGTCCAACACCAGCATCAAGGATCGCATCGTCGCGAGCATCACGCGCCAGTTTGAGTTCATCAAGAAGGCGCCGACCACCGTTTCGCTCGTCTATCAAGGTCGCACCGGCCATCCCTACTCGTGGGTGTTCCGCGGCGATGCCAACGGTGACGGCTACACGTTCAACGACCTGCTCTACGTCCCGACCGGCCCGAACGACCCGAAGGTTACTTGGGGCAGCACTTCCGAACGCGACGCCTTCTTCGCCTTTGTGGAATCGACCAGCTTGGCGAAATACAAGGGCGGTCACGCTCCGCGTAACAGCGAAACCTCCCCGTGGCTTCAGACGGTGGACTTGAAGTTCACGCAAGTGCTCCCGCTCTACAAGAAGGTGCGCGCCGAGCTTTACCTGAACGTGCTCAACTTCGCGAATCTGCTCAACGACAAGTGGGGCATCCAAGAGGAAGTGCCGTTCTCCTATCGTCGTGCGGTCGCGGGTGCGACGTATAACGCCGCCACGAACTCGTGGGCTTACACGTTCAACAACACCACGCTCAATACCGTCCCGACCACGGTCGACGATACGCCGGTCTCCCGCTGGCAAGTCCTCGCCGGCATGCGTATCAAGTTCTAA
- a CDS encoding ribonucleotide-diphosphate reductase subunit beta, with product MLKSFQVGTKTFTLDQDKAEAAFAGKKVINGRQVPFFNLLPLKYQWAYDLYKKMKANHWEPEDIPMGKDIEQWRDAKSVSDQERWIIRMGVGYFSAAEGIVGDNIQHVIREVVTAPELKLVLGRHAHEENIHADSLLYMIASIGVNPHECEAMFEDVKSIVRKNEFVNKVSRDLRRDLDMNDPKNKQLFAKNIFVFGQCMEGTQFYGLFGMILSLYRQNKFPGIGQMFRYTLRDESNHIELLRNLFMDLMEENREIWTPEFKEELRQTMAEAIALEKDFIRDCLPVNAVGLSVDEFLTYIDFIADRRLEGCGLAPLNPGVKNPLPWLAEMMDIKKEQNFFEGRVTEYQKSSALQTTSDDDL from the coding sequence ATGCTCAAATCTTTCCAAGTCGGCACCAAAACCTTCACCCTCGACCAAGACAAGGCCGAGGCCGCTTTCGCCGGCAAGAAGGTCATCAACGGCCGCCAAGTCCCCTTCTTCAACCTCCTCCCGCTGAAATACCAGTGGGCCTACGATCTCTACAAAAAGATGAAGGCCAACCACTGGGAGCCCGAGGATATCCCGATGGGCAAGGACATCGAACAGTGGCGCGACGCAAAGTCCGTCAGCGACCAGGAGCGCTGGATCATCCGCATGGGCGTCGGCTACTTCTCCGCCGCGGAAGGCATCGTCGGTGACAACATCCAGCACGTCATCCGCGAGGTCGTCACCGCTCCGGAGCTGAAGCTCGTCCTCGGCCGCCACGCCCACGAGGAGAACATCCACGCCGACTCACTCCTCTACATGATCGCCTCGATCGGCGTTAACCCGCACGAGTGCGAGGCGATGTTCGAGGACGTGAAGTCGATCGTCCGCAAGAACGAGTTCGTGAACAAGGTCTCGCGCGACCTCCGCCGCGACCTCGACATGAACGATCCGAAGAACAAGCAGCTCTTCGCGAAAAACATCTTCGTCTTCGGCCAATGCATGGAGGGCACGCAGTTCTACGGCCTCTTCGGCATGATCCTGTCGCTCTATCGGCAGAACAAGTTCCCGGGCATCGGCCAGATGTTCCGCTACACGCTCCGCGACGAGTCCAACCACATCGAGCTCCTCCGCAATCTGTTCATGGATCTCATGGAGGAAAACCGCGAGATCTGGACGCCCGAGTTCAAGGAGGAGCTGCGCCAGACCATGGCCGAGGCCATCGCCCTCGAGAAGGACTTCATCCGCGACTGCCTGCCGGTGAACGCCGTCGGCCTCTCCGTGGACGAATTTCTGACCTACATCGATTTCATCGCCGACCGCCGGCTCGAAGGCTGCGGCCTTGCCCCGCTCAACCCGGGCGTCAAGAACCCGCTCCCCTGGCTGGCCGAGATGATGGACATCAAGAAGGAGCAGAACTTCTTCGAGGGCCGCGTCACGGAATACCAGAAATCGTCGGCCCTTCAGACCACGAGCGACGACGATCTCTAA